Below is a genomic region from Henckelia pumila isolate YLH828 chromosome 3, ASM3356847v2, whole genome shotgun sequence.
GCCAGAGATGATCTCGCTCGAGCCGAATATTTTTCTAACGCTCGGGGAGACACTAttcttgataaaaaaaaattttgttgattGTCTTGGCCCTTTTATTTATGGACTATTATCTTACTATTCAGGATtatatgattagaatcgaggtcctcacacACTCAAATCTCGCACAacacacacgcacacacacacacacaaagcGCCGACCTCCCCTGTTCTTGGAGAAAAACATGTGCAATCTTCCATTCTTCTTCCCTTAGTTCCTTAATCTTCATTTCTTCTCCGGCAAAACATTCCTAGGAAAGCTGGTCGTGATTCTTGAGCTCGATTTCAGCTCCCTCCAGCTCGAGTTGTTCATTTCTGTTGCTTCGATTTTTTGGTTTCGGGCTCTTACTTCTTTCGATTTTCTTTTGATAGGCAAGGATATGGTTCTTCCTTCTTACACCATGTAGTTTAGCAtatttttatgtgttgcatacCATGAAATTTTAGAAATGTATGTAGATATATATATGCCCTGCTCGATGTTTTTTCCCATTTAGCCAAGACTTCCCATTTTCTGCATTCATTTTGGGAAACCATGGTATACGATGAGTTTGTAATGTATTTGAGTTTGGTTTGTGGATGCACTGAAGGAATGCTAGCTTCGAAATTTTTCAGAAACTCTATGCCTTGCGTATTTCGAGATCCTTTCCAGAATTTTGCTAGCATGTTGGTTCgaattgctttttttttttctttctcctTTTTTTCCAGATTATTCCTTGGATTGGGTTGGTTCGAACATTTTCCAGAAATGTTTCCTTAAGTATTGTGTTCGAATTTCCAGGTTTTGTTGGCTTATGGCTCGATTCGAATTTTCTGATTTATATACATGTATGGTTCAAACACTTGGTGTTTGTTGTGTTgatggtgatttagagctacCATGGATGATATGTATTTCACATGGTAGCAACTAGGACGTCTTGTAGATAGCTTGTGGGATGGAGTTGAGGTGAATCCAAATTTTGAGGATATGGGGCTCGATTTTGATGGGCTTTGAGGGGCTGCATTCGAGCTGGGTTTAAGGTGATGCATGATGAGTTGTAGGTGTTGTAAATGTGGTGGATTATTGGTCTTGGTCCTAGGATTAGAGGCTTGGAAGATTAGAAGATGTATAGctaagttttggttgagtttgaacttgaatcttgagcagaattttaagAATGTTGAGGCTGTCCGGTAATGTATGTCTAAGGCATGGTTAAAAGTGGAACTTTGTTATGGTCTCGGGTCTGGAACTTTTCCTAGATGTCGGAattatgtcggttcaagcgggaattaTTTCGGTTAAGATTCGGTCGAGTTCTAGACATATAAAGGAAGGTGTGCAGAATTTTGAAGTTATAGGagggggctgtccggaaatggaatttttataaaatggtTGTTTAGGAAATAAATTCCTAGGATGATTTTTatacttagttctaagtgtcatggagtcgtggtttcaagcggaatcctttttgaataagaatcgaacaagttaaaaattttatggGTGAACCACTCGATTTTTGTCTTAAGTGCTAAATTATGGTTTAGATTTCCATACTTTGGTTTGATCCTTAAATCACCATCTCGGTCATCCATGTAtgagtcatttgcatgattatcaatcaaacatttacatgtacgtcatatttacatatgcatgctaagtattatattcaagaatgaaagaaaagtaTTTTTACgaaaaagtgagatgattgtgactacatttatCACGTGTTTGGACGAGTTAAGAGACGTCTTATCTTCTCTTGCCAAAATATTCATGTGTTTGGATGAGTTAAGAGACgtcttagcttcccttaccaaatttatgtgtttggacgagttgagaggaatcttggcttcccttaccacccACAAGGCAAGACGAGTTGGGAAATATCCgaacttccttgcggcataatgcactgcagccatgatcatgatcgaaaacCTTatagtcacaattcaaggatataAGTTCAATCATTTATATCCATGTTTCAGTAGAGTTTATTCAGTTACATTGCTCATGctcgacttagccatgcatatgtttcattcatgttcactCCTTTCATTTAAAAATCATTTGTTTAAATTAAGGGCACAAAATATCTTTAGCATAACctatttttaatttgtgtgtgcttgtatttatatagtactcgttattcccccccccccccaatattCTTGCTAAGTCTTTTAAACTCACCCCTCTtatttgttttcaggtgagTATGAGTTTCTAGGTACCGAGGAACAGGATCCCCAGGGTGAGGCCACTAGTGGTGCAGGCCCTTGACCGTCGCTACTTTTAGTTCCGCAAAAACTCTGAGGATTTGTAATAATGAATCTTAGTATTTTAAGCATTTTCAGTTATTCGCAGGATGAGTCTTCTCTGCTTTTGGTCTTTTGGCATGTAAACTTATTCACTCGTTGTACCGCGTCTAAGCGGGGTTAACTTACTTACAATTCATGGGTATCTGATTTGGATTTTATCAcgtgtttattttatttgtttgaacTGCTGTTTGTGACAGATTGGCTTTTTAATAGTTTTAAACGAGTCATGgcaaaaattttcgaaaaatcccgtattttctttattaattaaattagtcTAGAGTTTTCTTATCTTTTCATCTTgaaccgaagaaaaatttcaagaagtatAAAACGtgaacaaaattttattaagaagTTGAACCAAGGTCAAAGTAGCTGAATACAACATTGACTGATGTCATACGAATTCATAAATGAACAAAGAATGTGAAAATAAATTTCGGATATgcaaaagtatatgttgcaacggatttgagcacaaaaaaagaaaaaagaaataacGATCGGAGTAGTAGTTCACATAATTGAAAGGCTAACAATAACCGACTCCCtatttcataaaatcatatttgccaaaatattaaaagaaaaactcaaactattcataataatataaaaccaagttcGTATCCCCGGTCTTTACACGAGTtcgattcataaacttaacAGACCAAAATACACATTTATCAATTTCCAAGAAACCTATACACTTAGTTGTATTCGACCAAAGCCCATCCATAAGAGAATAAAATACAACAAGGACACATCAATTAATATCTCCTAATgcgcaagtttaatattttcgaCAAACTCCTACAAttcccataaaaattattaacactacctaataacCCAAACAACATTCACGTACTATTTAAAAgtggaaggaatattggtatACCAACTACGTTTAACTTGAAtttgcatgctataaaaataaatagtcaaatagtacactttaaactactaaaagaatttttttttaaaacgaaaataaacactaaactacgcacttaaacaaattaaacagccagttttaaaaatatttaaaaaaagatgacatcaaaacattcaaaGTATCAATCCAAGtattactaacatataaaattccttaaaaCTTACATactttgaggcgagacttctcgagtttcttgcaaccggcagtaggcacaacccaaatcagaaccatgctttgataccaactgaaatgaTCCTGACctctattttaaattaattaataaagaaaatgcggatttaaaaaaaattaaaaattaaaaatttcggcatgacctatctatttATGTAACGacccacctgtcacagacagcaaatttaaaatgaaaacAACATCACTAAATAAACTAGTCCGAGAAAGGAACGAGAACCGGAGATAAGATTCGACATTTCGAACATCAAATGATTAAGCAATTACATATTTACATATCCTTACAATAAcatttatccaatcaacaaaataaaaaactttaaagtgttaaaataaaacttctgcggaagactagcataggtcggagggatgtgccgtgcccgcatcgcagtccactcgatagtcttgcccctcgatctcaatgaaatactcctcacctgataataataagtgtagtgagtctaaaaggcTCAGCAAAAATACTGGgggaataacgagtactacatatttaaatacaagcacatgcagattaaaaatatattgtaGTAAAATACATTGTGCCCTAACTTAAACAATTGATTTCTAAAAGAATAAagtgaacatgaatgaaacatatgcatgccTAAGTCTAACATAATCCATATATAtgcataaactgtactgaaacataatcataaatatttgaacttagatccttggattgtgactgtgatttcgatcatgataatggctgcagtgcactatgccgcaaggaggtcacgTATTTCCTAACccatcttgcccatacttggtaagggaggccaagatttctctcaaccccacacatacacataaatatttggtaaggtaggaCAAAACGTCTCtcagccccacacatacacgtcaggtggtaaggtaggccagaacgtctcccaaccccacacatacacgtaaatTTCTAtggtcacaatcatctcacttcgttcgtaaaaAGTAATTTTCCTTTCATTCTTGAATATGGAACTcggcatgcatatgtaaatatgacgtacatgtaaatattaatcgataatcatgcatatgactcacacatggatgatcgggatggtgatttagtaGACAAACCAAAATATGGGAAACTAAACCATAATTTAGCGCTTAAGACAAATTCGagcggttcgcccgtaaaatttgtaacttgctcgattcATAATAAAAAAGGATTCCgtttgaaaccacgactccatgacacttagaactaagtcaAGAAATCATCTTCGGATTTTATTTCCTAAGCGatcattttatgaaaaatcaaaTTCCGGGCAGCATCCCCTTTGGCTTCAATAACTCTGCACCTAAtcaattaaaaatctagaactcgaccaagacttaaccgaattaattcccgcttgaaccgacatatttCCAACATCTAAGACAAGTTCCAGACCTGAGACCATAACGAAACTTCACTTTAACCCCGCCTTAATCACATATTCTTGAACAGCCCCAACACCCATGGAAATTCTGCTCAAGTTTAAATTTCAAACTCATCCAAAACTTAGCTATAAATCTTCCACTCTTCCAAGCCTCTAATCCTAAGACTAAGAACAAAATTAAATCCTCATTTCCAGCACCTACAACTCTCCTTGAATCACCTTAAATCTAGCTCGAAGGCAGTCCACAACCCCCTTCTCAAAACCGAGCCCCTTACCCGCAAATTTGAATACGCCTCCAATCAAACCTACAAGCCAACTTCAATCCGTCTTAAAAGCTACCACGTGAACTACATAACACCCATGGTAGCTCCTCAATCACCATCCAAAAAACACAATTAAAACAccacttttttttttcgaacCAACATGCTAGCAAAATTCTGAAAAAGTTTCGAAACCTCAGGGCATAAAAGTTTCTGGAAATTTTCAAAGGTAGCATGTCTTCACGCATTTGCATTTCAAATTCATACATATAACATAACCCAttcatatatgcatatatacttcgaaaattttcaataaaatgcAAGCCACACAATGACTAATCTACAATGTGCAAGGAAGGAACCATATTCTTGCCTAAGCTACCGAAACCGAAGAACAAGAGCTTGAGATAGGCCGATCCCATTTTCTTCGAAAACAGGGCACgaagtttttgaaaaaaaagaatgaaatgCAATCACAATCAAAACCCACAACATAAAAATCTACAATGGTGAGTAAGGAACCACATAACCTTTCCTAGCTAGGAAAGAAAAATCGAACAGAAAAAAGGCTTGCTGCGGCCGATCAAAGGATAGAAATGGAGTTGGAATCGAGCTCAAAAAAAATAAGGTAACAACTTGCTCAGCTTGCCGATGAAGTTGCCTCGccggagaagaagaagagaaagaagcTACGGCTGCTACTTTGGTGAAGAAGGAGATGAAGCCGATTCAATGTTGAGCTAAAATATGTAGAAACCGAGCTGCAAAGAGATGTAACAGCACGCTCAGCTCGCCATGGAAGAGCTCCGCCGGAGATGGAAAGCTGTTGGCGGCGGTCGGAGCTTGAAGGAGGTGGAAGCCGATGGTTGGTGTTGGAGAGAAATGATAGGAatcgtgtgtgtgtgagagTGAGGCGTGAGAATTGGGTGTGATTTAGGGGCTAGGGTTATGTATTAAGTTTGAGTGTATAGGTGTGTGTAAGTATAGATGTAAGTATACAAATGTGAGTGTGTTAGTGAAAATGGGAAAAGTGTCACACATTTTTAAAAAGTGCTACCCAAACTTTGCACTACTTCTTTTAAAGAAATTCAAACACTATCATAGAATAaaaaatcaatactttaaatattttaatgtcGCAGCGATAAATaagaattttaaataataaacagagcgattaaaataattttaaacaaactaaactaacgtttaaaagcaatttaaataaatacacaagcgaaaataaaaacctttaaaatgatttgaacaattaaaaatgatttaaactaataaactagacatttaaaataatttaaaataactaaccgctaaacttaggttatttaaaataaataagttggacactcgaaaatatttaaacaaataagctaaacagttaaaaattatttaaaaaaataaactaaacaattaaaattaaaatcatttaaatatgcaagtctaaacctttaaaatattaaaacaattaagttgcacaataaaaaatcattttgataaataaacttaaacaattaaaaacattaattaaatagttagtaaaataatatcattgaataaataataaaaatattttattagcacataatttaaataaaaaatttaaatcaattaaacttaaaaataataatcataatatttattaaatttaatgcatgcgatttagtagattgagtTGTAGGTACTAcactatgattgtgagatcaagtaccatcccgGTACTTCTAACCCAGTGGCGGACGCACATGGCCGAAAGGTATCAGTACAAGGGCTAGCACCATTCGATaatgttgttcttcagggtttaTGTTTCAGCATAAGAAGGGACAACAGGGAATCCGAGTCTTCTCAGTGTTAACTGAGCCATCCTTGTTTGATCACATCCGAGAAGTGCAGTTTTTTTATCCGAAGACGCAGAAATTAGCAAGACTTGCTTAGGGAGACAACACATCCGATTTTCACTTTCAGACAGATGGATTATTGTGTTTGTCTGGCAGAGTCGTAGTACCTGATGACTCAGCCCTTCAAGAGGAAGTTTTTTCTCAGGCACATCGTAGTAGATTCGCAGTGCACCCAAGCAGTGCCaggatgtataaggatctatgtaccaggttctggtggaaagttattgatatgaatctagaagtctatcgaagattcatattgtttcaagatttttcttaTAATTTTCCATCGATATTAGAAGGAATTGAGATTCATTACAATCAAGTTGAGGAGCAAGGGAGCCAAGTTGGAATGCATGGAGCTCGAGGTGGAGAACTGAAATTTATTGGCAACTCTAAAGAGAtcaaaatccgatcttcaccattTAGAATGTATTTTAGGATGTTATATATAAAGCTACAATTCAAATTTCAGcctgatccgacggctagaactcgagatatgaaattttcaagaataatGCACAAATTGGAACAGACGAAGCGCCCAGCGCCCTACTTCCAGCGTGCCAGCGCCAGTCCGAGATTTACCCACACTCGGCGTGTAGTTtgtattttcgaattttttagtattttttttaattattttgagtattttttattattttgagtattataAGTCTATTAGAAAacttttagatgatatcttttgtattattttgctttattttttattattttgtatttgtattataaatacaacatatacattcattattgaaaatatacaatagaatgaaaattatggaaattgatttttttttcaattataaaTCTTTCTAGAATTATGCCAAAGCTATGCTTTGTTTAgtaaatcaaacttatcaaagtttaaccactttgtggcgtttgtcaattgattatcttcgtggattgtcagaaacaagttttttGAAGGTTTCCTtgtaattaattgttttttttaattaaaattgcttcaatttgttgattttgaatatttattttaatttcttgtaAAAAAGCACTAAAATCGGGTAGGATGCAggtgataaatatatattaaaaattagatGATTTTAAAAtggtttgattgatataaaGGTTAATGAAAAAATTGAACTAATTATATGTGTCATCGGCTTCAATCTCCCATTTCAGACGGGCCAATCTCGCTCTCTCAAAATGACCACATCCATGGGCCCTCCGCCTCCAAGAATTCCTTCTACTTCCGCCGCCGAGGCTGAACCCTCAGCCTCCGAATCAACAGACTCCACTAAACTGCTCCCACCGCCTCCCAGCACTTCAGAATCTGAACCGGAATCCGAATCCTACGAAAATCATCAAGAACCTCCGGAGACCGATCCCTCTGAGAATTCCACTCAACTTTTCATTCCTACTGATGTAGACAATAGTACTTCTGATAACGTTGAAAAGAAGGGCGAACATAGTAAAAACAATGCAGCAGTTCCGTACACGATTCCTGAATGGAGCGGACCCCCCTGCCACCATTTCTATCTTGAAGTTCTGAAAGATGGAGCCATCGTTAATCAATTTGATGTGTTAGTAACTCACACCTTCCGGTCTTGATATTTATTTCTTGTTTTCTATCGCAATCCCCTTTACGTTACTATATGctatattttagttattttgaaaaaaaaaaataaaatttaatgttAGATAGCTAGTTGCTGGATTAAAGAAAACATTTTTCCTGCTCTGCTTCAAATATTAACCGAGGAAATTATTTGAGAGCATTTTCAAAGTTTTATCGTGCATTTTTGTTGCATGCAAGATGTCCAGCTACCTTAAAAAAGaaacttagattgtatttgGATGTGTGATTTTATTTAAGAATGGATTTGAACCAGCTAGGGTGCATTGgtataattactaatacatgcTTATAAATTGTATAGGTGAATCTGAATTCATCTATACAATTCAAATCGATTTTAAAATATAGGTTTGAATTCCTTCGAGTATCTCAATCCAAAAGACGGCTCgatttttagaaataaaaagtGATCAATTTGTTTTTACTTACTTTTTATATAATTAGGTTTATTAATTAAGTTCCATTGCACTACATTTACAACTGGTATACTCATCCAGGAATAAGAAGGGGGCTTACATGTTTGGCCGTGTGGACCTTTGTGATTTTGTGCTCGAGCATCCTACAATTTCTAGGTTTCATGCTGGTACAGTTCTTAGCTATGCTTTCTAAATTGTTTTCACCCTCTATTTTCTAATGTTTTTTTTCACTCTTCTGTGAGTCCAAGATTTGATTCCTTTTGCATTCTTGCTTTTCCTGAAACATATAATGGGTTTTGGTATGGGTTATGTTTTTCATTTCATATGAGAGTGTGATGCAGGTACCAAATATATCTCACAAGTGTCTGACAACTTCTTTTAAAACATGCCTCACTTTTCTAGTTCTTCAGTTCAAAAGAAGTGGAGATGCATATCTCTACGATCTTGGCAGCACACATGGGACATTTATAAACAAGAACCAGGTATAAATTTTCTCCTGAGTACCATGTGTGTGGCTTAAGTTATCAACAATGTATATATTGTAATTTTGGCCATGAAATATGAATCTATCTGTTTTCCCTTGCCGAGTTCAGGGATATTAATTATAAAGGTATCAAATTTCTTGTTCATGAAACTGACTGAGCAGCAACTGTATGCTGTTCTTTAAACATAAAGTTGACATTCTATAGGTGGCCGAGGCATCTGAGGCCTTACCGGTTGCATCTTTCTTGTGTTGATTACTTAATTTCCTCCTGTTCGAAAAACATTAAATGGATCTGTATATCTTTGTGTTCATcccattatttattttcttattgaAATAAGTTATTTTTTGACTTTTGTCGTATTGAAATAAGAATCTTACTTTTTTACCTTGTTATGATTCATTATTGGCTGAATTATCAGGTAAAGAAGAGGGTTTTCGTGGATTTGCATGTTGGTGATGTAATCCGTTTTGGCCAGTAAGTAGTCACTCAGGCTTGGTATTTAACTATTTATGTTTGTTTTCGACTTAGTTAATATATTTAGTTTCATGCATCAATCTTTGAGTGTCCATGTTTGAATCCACCTTTTCTTCTACTTTTATGAAATTCTCTTAAATTTTATAGATTTTAAATCTTGTGAGATCTTCGGCACGAAGAGAGCAATTgtcatgtttatttcaatatatctTTCCCATTTTATTTTAACTTGGCAGCTTTtgttcttattattattttttcttggAGCAGCTCATCTAGGTTGTACATATTTCAAGGACCATCTGTATTGATGCCACAGGTAAGATTCTTTTGTTACAATAATATTTAGTTTCAATTTCCGGAGTAGCCTAATATTTGCTCGTTAATAAAGTAATTTATACATTTCTGGAAAATACAAATCACAATTTCTTCGTTGTTGTCTGAGAAAATGGCTCTAAAATGACAGCATCAGTTTATTCTCTCTTATTTCGTCATTAATCCAGTCTATTGGGATTGTTTTCCATGTCTGGTCCTGTTTGAAAGGAAGCTGACTCGAAAAGTTTAAGAAAATCCAAGCTTCGGCTGGAGGTGCAAGATATGGAAGCATCACTTATAAGAGCAAGACTGGAAGCATCTCGTGCTGATGGAATTTCGTGGGGCATGCGTGAGGATGCTGTCGAGGAAACCGAGgttttgtgtttatgttttttttcttaGGATGAAATTGTTCGAGGAGCAATGCTATCTAGTTTTTTATTCTTGTACAGAAGTAACATTGCTGTATTATTCTACTTCTTTTCTTGTCTTGTGGATGTTAAAAATCTTTGGAACCTGAAAACGAAAGCATACCACATCTTTGTTTCCACTCTGGCAGAGAAGAGCTACAATCTGCTAAATTTTGGATTTTCCTTGTCTCACTGCCTAAGCTTTTGTTTCAAATGATAACtggtccaattttttttttaaaatctattaTCTTATAGtgactttaatttttttttatgtatatgcTTCAACCTTCTCATAATTTACCAATTTAGTGTTGCCTGTTCTTTTATCCTTGTTACAATATGCTTTCTAACATGTAGGAGGAAATTGATGAGATTACTTGGCAAACTTACAAGGGTCAGCTAACAGAAAAGCAAGAAAAAACACGAGATAAAGTAGTTAAGCGACTTGAAAAGGTTAGTTGTATTCTGTCACCAGAAGATGCTTTCATGAATGCATTCGGTTGCGTATTTTGCACAATCTATTACTTCTCTGTGTTTGACTGATTGTGACTTCATTGAATACCTACCTTAGGCGCTTGAAGGCAATTGAAAGTTTAAAATCACTTTCAGACATGTTTTAACCTTCGCGTTATTGTTTTTTATAAACAAAAAGCACTTTTCTGATTTGGATAGAGCCAAAacatgtgtttttttaaaaaagataatTCATGGAGAAGTTAAACCAGAAGCTTGGAAGTTCAATTTTCAGGCTTCTGACATTTTAAAACACCTTTTGCATCCAAACATCACCTTTTAAAAAGGAAAATTGTGCTTATTACAAAAAGAACAGCTTCTGTGCTTTTGTTCTCACTGCCATTGTACTAAGCTGTATATTTACGAACCTCATGAACAAAATGATGAACTGTTGAAATCTATAATAGCCGTAATTTATCCCATATTCTTTGGGTTTTAAGCTCCTAGATCGGTATTTGTGAGCTCAAAGCTTGATCGATTTACATTTTAATGTCAGGGTCAAGTTTTATCTTAACATCTCTATTGTCTTTTGATATTTGTGACCATGTAACTACCTACCTGGAATATATTTGTCTTCCACCAATTGTTTAGATAAACCTCTCATGTTTGTTTGTTGTTTTAGGGATTGGAAAAGGGATGGTACACCCTTCTTCCCTTATGTCGGATATTATCTTCTAGTTATGTAGCTGGCAACATTTTCTGGTACAGAAATTGTAAATCTATATCATCAGACATCAATGGTTTTCCTTTTCTATTGTAGATTGCTCACATGAAGAAAGAGATAAATTCTATCCGAGTGAAGGACATCTCTCAAGGTGGCTTGACTCAAGGACAGCAAACTCAGATTGCTCGAAATGAGCAAAGAATATCACAGGTATAACATTATTAAGTGGGCATATTAAAAGAAATATTTATCCGCATTGCTAAGCATTTGGCTTAGCTGCATGGTGCACAATGTTTATGGGCAGTTAATTCAGTTTATTTAGTcaaacaaatttcaaaattgGTTTCTATCTagtcaaaaaaaatttgaaagtgATTTCTATTTAGTCAAACAAAATTAGAAAAAATCATTCTAAGTATTGATGATTGAACACGGGTGAAAGCTTGGTTGTTTACCTGGTTATTGTAGATACTGTTATCCGACCTACATGTGAGTCAAGAATCAAGATATTTCTGATTCCTTAACCCAAGCGGATAACTTAGAAAGTTTTCTCCTTTCCTTTGAGGGTTGGAAATTTGTAAGTCAATTTCATATCCAGTCACACAGTCACTGCTGTCGTTTATCACTCCTCTGTCACCAAAAGTAGTAGAGTAGTACATACAATTTTTCAGGCTTAAGTGTTCTTTGCCTTTGGGTTGTGAATCCTAATTCTTCTTTTACCAAACACTTTCGTCCATAAAATATTGATATGATCATCACATGCTTTAGAGTAATAGATGTTTCTATTCATTCTATCCTTGCAATTTTGACGTATTATAATTATGGATGACATgttttgaaaattcaattcaCTTTCCATAATTTAATACACAAACCTTTATTAGATAATGGAAGAGCTTGAGAATTTGGAAGAAACCTTGAATGATAGTATTCGGGAAAGTATGGGTGCACGGGCTGGAAGGCTGTCCCAAGGTAAGAGAAAAGGAACAActgaagatgaagaagaagattaTTTCAGGTACATGAACAAATTCTTTAGTCAACTTGGTATAGTAAGTGAGATCTGACCTGTCTGCGAAAAATTGCACCACCTTGTAGTCTTTGTTCTGTAGTTTCTCTCTTCTGAAATCCAATCTCAATGTCATATAATAGGACTTATAAATTTACTCTATACATGTGTTATTCACAAGCAGTGATGACGATGATTTCTACGACCGGACAAAGAAGTCCTCAAAGTGTAAGACTGGTGAAGACCAATCTGTAGAAACAGCTAATTCTCTTCTCGATAAGAAAGATGCTATAGTGAAAAAGATGGAAGATAAGAGAAAGTTGCTTCTAGGCAAGGACAAAGCAACAGAGACAAACGAGGTTGGTGAAGCTGGAGATGCACTTGATGCATACATGAGTGCAGTTTCGTCTCATTTAGGTCTGTTAATTCTTTTCCAACATAGATTTCTACTCTCGGGTCTCTCTTTATCTCctattttgattatttattattattattattgaagaaATTGAACGTTTATATTTGGTTGTAATGCCTAAAACTGCATCATATTTCTGTCGCTGACACGCTCTAAAAC
It encodes:
- the LOC140889071 gene encoding uncharacterized protein isoform X3; translation: MLVPNISHKCLTTSFKTCLTFLVLQFKRSGDAYLYDLGSTHGTFINKNQVKKRVFVDLHVGDVIRFGHSSRLYIFQGPSVLMPQEADSKSLRKSKLRLEVQDMEASLIRARLEASRADGISWGMREDAVEETEEEIDEITWQTYKGQLTEKQEKTRDKVVKRLEKIAHMKKEINSIRVKDISQGGLTQGQQTQIARNEQRISQIMEELENLEETLNDSIRESMGARAGRLSQGKRKGTTEDEEEDYFSDDDDFYDRTKKSSKCKTGEDQSVETANSLLDKKDAIVKKMEDKRKLLLGKDKATETNEVGEAGDALDAYMSAVSSHLVLDNEEKISKELSTLQSELDRILYLLKIADPTGEAARRIELNAQKPKAIVNHIPDSDKNGSLLAEASSDKTVEDKVTVELASKSVEKQEESVYDKAETPAPAYTVTKPQWLGAVVDRKIQEVVQEVPVDSQGKDQFVDYKDRGTMLITPDPSQVETRIEDASPGLILRKRKHVEISKANEAKDSESSIDSNLQAEDAVALLLKHSRGYQALDEEEKPVGENLLENKNTKDGRKPQRVLGPERPSFLGVESDSTWVPPEGQSGDGRTCLNDRLGY
- the LOC140889071 gene encoding uncharacterized protein isoform X1, which translates into the protein MTTSMGPPPPRIPSTSAAEAEPSASESTDSTKLLPPPPSTSESEPESESYENHQEPPETDPSENSTQLFIPTDVDNSTSDNVEKKGEHSKNNAAVPYTIPEWSGPPCHHFYLEVLKDGAIVNQFDVNKKGAYMFGRVDLCDFVLEHPTISRFHAVLQFKRSGDAYLYDLGSTHGTFINKNQVKKRVFVDLHVGDVIRFGHSSRLYIFQGPSVLMPQEADSKSLRKSKLRLEVQDMEASLIRARLEASRADGISWGMREDAVEETEEEIDEITWQTYKGQLTEKQEKTRDKVVKRLEKIAHMKKEINSIRVKDISQGGLTQGQQTQIARNEQRISQIMEELENLEETLNDSIRESMGARAGRLSQGKRKGTTEDEEEDYFSDDDDFYDRTKKSSKCKTGEDQSVETANSLLDKKDAIVKKMEDKRKLLLGKDKATETNEVGEAGDALDAYMSAVSSHLVLDNEEKISKELSTLQSELDRILYLLKIADPTGEAARRIELNAQKPKAIVNHIPDSDKNGSLLAEASSDKTVEDKVTVELASKSVEKQEESVYDKAETPAPAYTVTKPQWLGAVVDRKIQEVVQEVPVDSQGKDQFVDYKDRGTMLITPDPSQVETRIEDASPGLILRKRKHVEISKANEAKDSESSIDSNLQAEDAVALLLKHSRGYQALDEEEKPVGENLLENKNTKDGRKPQRVLGPERPSFLGVESDSTWVPPEGQSGDGRTCLNDRLGY
- the LOC140889071 gene encoding uncharacterized protein isoform X2, whose amino-acid sequence is MTTSMGPPPPRIPSTSAAEAEPSASESTDSTKLLPPPPSTSESEPESESYENHQEPPETDPSENSTQLFIPTDVDNSTSDNVEKKGEHSKNNAAVPYTIPEWSGPPCHHFYLEVLKDGAIVNQFDVNKKGAYMFGRVDLCDFVLEHPTISRFHAVLQFKRSGDAYLYDLGSTHGTFINKNQVKKRVFVDLHVGDVIRFGHSSRLYIFQGPSVLMPQEADSKSLRKSKLRLEVQDMEASLIRARLEASRADGISWGMREDAVEETEIMEELENLEETLNDSIRESMGARAGRLSQGKRKGTTEDEEEDYFSDDDDFYDRTKKSSKCKTGEDQSVETANSLLDKKDAIVKKMEDKRKLLLGKDKATETNEVGEAGDALDAYMSAVSSHLVLDNEEKISKELSTLQSELDRILYLLKIADPTGEAARRIELNAQKPKAIVNHIPDSDKNGSLLAEASSDKTVEDKVTVELASKSVEKQEESVYDKAETPAPAYTVTKPQWLGAVVDRKIQEVVQEVPVDSQGKDQFVDYKDRGTMLITPDPSQVETRIEDASPGLILRKRKHVEISKANEAKDSESSIDSNLQAEDAVALLLKHSRGYQALDEEEKPVGENLLENKNTKDGRKPQRVLGPERPSFLGVESDSTWVPPEGQSGDGRTCLNDRLGY